One Pectobacterium colocasium DNA segment encodes these proteins:
- a CDS encoding DcrB family lipoprotein: MSNVIKYLGVGLLVGLLAACDGKTDDAAKAGAQDKPAAEASAGQNIELMEGKIAFTLPADMRDQSGKVGTQANNMHVYANDNGQKAVIVILGDNTTEELTVLAQRLEDQQRTRDANLQVVTNKTIDVDGKKLQQLDSIITSSGQQAYSSVVLGKVENQLLTLQITLPASNQQQAQTEAEGIIHTLKLK, encoded by the coding sequence ATGTCGAATGTAATCAAATACCTCGGTGTCGGCTTGCTTGTCGGCCTGCTTGCTGCTTGTGATGGCAAAACGGATGACGCCGCAAAAGCGGGCGCGCAAGATAAACCTGCCGCAGAAGCCAGCGCAGGCCAGAATATTGAATTAATGGAAGGCAAAATTGCGTTTACCCTGCCCGCCGACATGCGTGACCAAAGCGGCAAAGTAGGGACGCAGGCGAACAACATGCACGTTTACGCCAATGACAATGGGCAGAAAGCGGTCATCGTGATTCTGGGCGACAACACCACGGAAGAGTTGACCGTGCTGGCGCAGCGTCTGGAAGATCAACAGCGCACGCGTGACGCCAACCTTCAGGTCGTGACCAACAAAACCATCGACGTTGACGGCAAGAAGCTGCAACAGCTCGACAGCATTATTACCAGCAGCGGGCAGCAGGCTTATTCCTCTGTCGTGTTGGGCAAAGTGGAAAATCAACTGCTGACGTTGCAGATCACGCTGCCAGCCAGCAATCAGCAGCAGGCGCAAACCGAAGCGGAAGGCATCATCCACACGCTGAAGCTGAAATAA
- a CDS encoding MFS transporter gives MPTPSPSEPSLSGLRLNLRIVSIVAFNFASYLNIGLPLAVLPGYVHDHLGYSAFWAGLVISLQYFSTLLSRPHAGRSADEKGPKKIVVWGLAGVMLSGVFYLLAAFSDASPVITLLLLCLGRIVLGAGQSFAGTGATLWGVGVVGSRHIGRVISWNGIATYGAMAIGAPLGVWLNHIGGLKLLSVCIILIAAVAILFALPRPAVQVAPGKKIPFREVLGKVWVYGIILAIASAGFGVIATFITLFYADRNWEGAALTLTIFSCAFVGARLVFPNSIQRFGGLRVAMACFVVEIVGLLLVWGATQPLMAEIGAFLAGAGFSLVFPALGVVAVQAVSPQNQGSALATYTIFLDLSLGVVGPVAGGLMAYTGIASIYLAAALLGLCGLALTWRLAQRIASV, from the coding sequence ATGCCAACACCTTCACCATCCGAACCGTCGCTGAGCGGTCTGCGCCTTAATCTGCGCATCGTTTCTATTGTGGCGTTCAACTTCGCCAGCTATTTGAATATTGGTCTGCCGTTGGCGGTGCTGCCGGGATACGTGCACGATCACCTTGGCTATAGCGCGTTCTGGGCCGGGCTGGTGATCAGCCTGCAATATTTTTCCACTCTGTTGAGCCGCCCGCACGCGGGGCGTAGCGCCGATGAAAAAGGGCCGAAGAAAATCGTTGTCTGGGGGCTGGCTGGCGTCATGCTGAGCGGGGTGTTTTACCTGCTGGCTGCCTTTAGCGACGCCTCGCCGGTGATTACGCTGCTGTTATTGTGTCTCGGGCGTATCGTTCTGGGGGCCGGACAGAGTTTTGCCGGGACCGGCGCGACGCTCTGGGGCGTTGGTGTGGTGGGTTCCCGACACATCGGACGCGTAATTTCATGGAATGGTATTGCCACCTACGGCGCGATGGCGATTGGCGCACCGCTCGGCGTCTGGCTTAACCATATCGGTGGGCTAAAACTGCTCTCCGTGTGCATTATCCTGATTGCAGCGGTGGCGATCCTCTTCGCGCTGCCGCGCCCGGCGGTGCAGGTGGCGCCGGGGAAAAAGATTCCTTTTCGCGAAGTGCTGGGGAAAGTCTGGGTTTACGGCATTATTCTGGCGATCGCCTCTGCGGGTTTTGGCGTGATCGCCACCTTTATCACGCTGTTTTATGCCGATCGGAACTGGGAAGGTGCCGCGCTGACGCTGACGATTTTCAGCTGCGCTTTTGTCGGTGCGCGGCTGGTGTTTCCTAACAGTATTCAACGGTTTGGTGGGTTACGCGTGGCGATGGCGTGCTTTGTGGTTGAGATCGTGGGGTTGCTGCTGGTCTGGGGCGCGACGCAACCGCTGATGGCAGAAATCGGCGCATTCCTCGCGGGGGCGGGTTTCTCTTTGGTGTTCCCGGCATTAGGCGTTGTCGCCGTTCAGGCTGTCTCGCCGCAGAATCAAGGTAGTGCGCTGGCAACCTATACCATATTTCTCGATTTGTCGCTGGGTGTCGTCGGGCCGGTGGCGGGGGGACTGATGGCCTATACCGGTATCGCCTCTATTTATCTGGCGGCGGCGCTGCTGGGACTATGCGGTCTGGCGCTGACGTGGCGGCTGGCTCAGCGGATCGCGAGCGTATAG